In the Constrictibacter sp. MBR-5 genome, one interval contains:
- a CDS encoding acetyl/propionyl/methylcrotonyl-CoA carboxylase subunit alpha, producing MIESLLIANRGEIACRIVRTARRMGVRTVAVCSEVDRNALHARLADEAVVIGPASARESYLNIGAILKAARETGAAAVHPGYGFLSENADFAQACRDDGLVFVGPSPDAIRAMGSKSASKEIMRTAGVPLVPGYHGADQDPAVLQRAADGIGYPVLVKASAGGGGRGMRVVERADQFEAAVAAAKREAKAAFGDDTVLIEKYLQRPRHVEVQVFGDSHGNAIHLFERDCSIQRRHQKVFEESPAPGLPDATRRAMGAAAVAAAKAIDYSGAGTVEFLLGQDGGFYFIEMNTRLQVEHPVTELVTGLDLVEWQLRVASGEPLPLRQDDVRQDGHAIEVRLYAEDPGRGFLPQTGTLNRLTMPAEGPHVRVDTGVREGDAISVHYDPMIAKLIVWDHDRPAAVRRLTKALAATVIGGVNTNRQYLLEIAAHPAFAAGEVDTGFIDRHAGDLLPSSQPASDRVLALAACQVLIERRAAVAAAAARSADPWSPWNLTNGWRLNGEAVETVRFRDGDAPVEIAVRHRGAGWRLTLPGGEMDASAEAEADGTLAADLGGRRIRAAVIADGDTVIVMDGGRAHRLLRHDPAAAAAQDTGGGKLTSPMPGKIVRVLAKAGDTVRRGTPLIVLEAMKMEHTIAAPGDGTVERIAFQVGDMVEEGVELVAISAT from the coding sequence ATGATCGAATCGCTCCTGATCGCCAACCGCGGCGAGATCGCCTGCCGCATCGTCCGCACGGCGCGGCGGATGGGCGTGCGCACCGTGGCCGTCTGCTCCGAGGTCGACCGCAACGCCCTGCACGCGCGGCTCGCCGACGAGGCGGTGGTCATCGGCCCGGCGTCGGCGCGCGAGAGCTACCTGAACATCGGCGCGATCCTGAAGGCGGCGCGCGAGACGGGCGCTGCGGCGGTGCATCCGGGCTACGGCTTCCTGTCGGAGAACGCCGACTTCGCCCAGGCCTGCCGCGACGACGGGCTGGTCTTCGTCGGGCCGTCGCCGGACGCGATCCGCGCCATGGGGTCGAAGAGCGCCAGCAAGGAGATCATGCGCACGGCCGGCGTGCCCCTGGTCCCCGGCTATCACGGCGCCGACCAGGATCCGGCCGTCCTGCAGCGGGCGGCCGACGGGATCGGCTATCCCGTCCTCGTGAAGGCCTCGGCCGGCGGCGGCGGGCGCGGCATGCGGGTCGTCGAACGCGCCGATCAGTTCGAGGCGGCGGTGGCCGCCGCGAAGCGCGAGGCGAAGGCCGCCTTCGGCGACGACACCGTGCTGATCGAGAAGTACCTGCAGCGCCCGCGCCATGTGGAGGTGCAGGTCTTCGGCGACAGCCACGGCAACGCCATCCACCTGTTCGAGCGCGACTGCTCCATCCAGCGCCGGCACCAGAAGGTCTTCGAGGAGTCGCCGGCGCCCGGCCTGCCCGACGCGACGCGACGGGCGATGGGCGCGGCGGCCGTGGCGGCCGCCAAGGCGATCGACTATTCCGGGGCCGGCACCGTCGAATTCCTGCTCGGCCAGGACGGCGGCTTCTACTTCATCGAGATGAACACCCGGCTCCAGGTGGAGCACCCGGTGACCGAACTGGTGACCGGCCTCGACCTCGTCGAGTGGCAGCTGCGGGTCGCCTCGGGCGAGCCGCTGCCGCTGCGTCAGGACGATGTGCGCCAGGACGGCCACGCCATCGAGGTCCGGCTCTATGCCGAGGATCCCGGCCGCGGCTTCCTGCCCCAGACCGGCACCCTGAACAGGCTGACCATGCCGGCCGAAGGCCCGCATGTGCGCGTCGATACCGGCGTGCGCGAGGGCGACGCGATCAGCGTCCATTACGACCCGATGATCGCCAAGCTCATCGTCTGGGACCATGACCGGCCGGCCGCGGTGCGCCGCCTGACGAAGGCGCTGGCGGCGACCGTCATCGGCGGCGTCAACACCAACCGGCAGTATCTGCTGGAGATCGCCGCCCACCCGGCGTTCGCGGCGGGCGAGGTCGACACGGGCTTCATCGACCGCCATGCCGGCGACCTGCTGCCGTCGAGCCAGCCCGCGAGCGACCGCGTCCTGGCCCTGGCGGCCTGTCAGGTCCTGATCGAGCGGCGCGCCGCAGTCGCCGCGGCGGCGGCGCGCAGCGCCGACCCCTGGTCGCCCTGGAATCTGACCAACGGCTGGCGGCTGAACGGCGAGGCGGTCGAGACCGTGCGCTTCCGGGACGGCGATGCGCCGGTCGAAATCGCCGTGCGCCATCGCGGCGCCGGCTGGCGACTGACGCTGCCGGGCGGCGAGATGGATGCGTCGGCGGAGGCGGAGGCGGACGGCACGCTTGCCGCCGACCTCGGCGGACGGCGCATCCGCGCGGCCGTCATCGCCGACGGCGACACGGTCATCGTCATGGATGGCGGCCGCGCGCACCGGCTGCTGCGCCACGACCCCGCCGCAGCCGCGGCGCAGGACACCGGCGGCGGCAAGCTGACGTCGCCGATGCCGGGCAAGATCGTGCGCGTCCTGGCCAAGGCCGGGGACACCGTACGGCGCGGCACTCCGCTGATCGTGCTGGAGGCGATGAAGATGGAACACACGATCGCGGCGCCGGGCGACGGCACGGTGGAGCGGATCGCGTTCCAGGTCGGCGACATGGTCGAAGAAGGTGTGGAGTTGGTGGCGATCAGCGCCACCTGA
- a CDS encoding CoA transferase translates to MTPHDALRRIWTDADLDAGALDRISLEGDDPVLPSTYRVGAAALASIGATALAATEIWRERAGRAQQAALDVRGAAAAFRSERYMRVDDAVPPDPWSPIAGFYRAGDGRWIQLHTNFPHHRDGVLRVLGCADDKAAVAKAIEGWDAATLEDALAEAGMCAGMVRSPDEWRAHPQGQAVARQPLFDIERIGDAPAEPMGDGGRPLDGVRVLDLTRVIAGPVCGRTLAEHGAQVMRIAGPGLPFVPTLVMDTGRGKLSAHVDLSSDAGRDTLRDLTRGAHVFVQGYRPGAIAARGFAPDRVAALRPGIVYVSLCAYGYDGPWRDRRGFDSLLQSVSGIAHEEGRAAGHEGPKHLPCQALDHATGYLAAFGAMVGLLRRSREGGSWHVRVSLARTGHWIEKLGRIDGISHPDLKRETIGDLIQVSDTPFGRLSHVAPAARLAETPPYWQLPSVPLGTHPAAWPV, encoded by the coding sequence ATGACGCCTCACGACGCCCTGCGCCGCATCTGGACCGATGCCGATCTCGATGCCGGGGCGCTGGATCGGATCAGCCTGGAGGGTGACGACCCGGTGCTGCCGTCCACCTATCGCGTCGGTGCCGCCGCACTCGCGTCGATCGGCGCGACGGCCCTGGCGGCGACGGAGATCTGGCGAGAGCGCGCGGGCCGGGCGCAGCAGGCTGCGCTCGACGTGCGGGGCGCCGCGGCGGCGTTCAGGAGCGAACGCTACATGCGCGTGGACGACGCCGTGCCGCCCGACCCGTGGAGCCCGATCGCCGGCTTCTACCGTGCCGGCGACGGCCGCTGGATCCAGCTCCACACCAACTTCCCGCACCATCGCGACGGCGTGCTGCGCGTGCTGGGCTGCGCCGACGACAAGGCGGCGGTGGCGAAGGCGATCGAGGGCTGGGACGCAGCCACGCTGGAGGACGCGCTGGCCGAGGCCGGGATGTGCGCCGGCATGGTCCGGTCGCCCGACGAGTGGCGCGCCCATCCGCAGGGACAGGCGGTCGCGCGCCAGCCGCTGTTCGACATCGAGCGCATCGGCGACGCGCCCGCGGAACCGATGGGCGACGGCGGCCGGCCGCTCGACGGCGTGCGCGTGCTCGACCTGACGCGGGTCATCGCGGGCCCGGTCTGCGGCAGGACCTTGGCCGAGCACGGCGCGCAGGTGATGCGAATCGCCGGCCCGGGCCTGCCGTTCGTCCCGACGCTGGTCATGGATACCGGGCGCGGCAAGCTGTCCGCCCATGTCGACCTGTCGTCGGACGCCGGTCGCGACACGCTGCGCGACCTGACGCGCGGCGCCCACGTGTTCGTCCAGGGCTATCGGCCCGGGGCCATTGCGGCGCGCGGTTTCGCGCCGGATCGAGTCGCCGCCCTGCGGCCCGGCATCGTCTATGTCAGCCTCTGTGCCTATGGCTACGACGGCCCGTGGCGGGACCGCCGCGGCTTCGACAGCCTGCTGCAATCGGTGAGCGGCATCGCGCACGAGGAGGGCCGCGCCGCCGGCCACGAGGGCCCGAAGCACCTGCCCTGCCAAGCGCTGGATCACGCCACTGGCTACCTCGCGGCCTTCGGCGCCATGGTCGGCCTGCTGCGCCGCAGCCGCGAGGGCGGCAGCTGGCACGTGCGCGTGTCGCTGGCCCGCACGGGCCATTGGATCGAGAAGCTGGGCCGGATCGACGGCATCTCGCACCCGGACCTGAAGCGCGAGACGATCGGCGACCTGATCCAGGTGTCCGATACGCCGTTCGGGCGCCTGTCGCACGTGGCCCCGGCGGCGCGGCTCGCCGAGACGCCGCCCTACTGGCAGCTGCCGTCGGTGCCGCTGGGAACGCATCCTGCGGCATGGCCGGTCTGA
- a CDS encoding carboxyl transferase domain-containing protein yields MPVIKSAVMPRSAEFKKNAEAMRAVVADLRAHVARVELGGGERARQRHLSRGKLLPRDRVQALLDPGSPFLEFSQLAAHGMYGDEVPGAGIVTGIGRVAGRECVIVANDATVKGGTYYGVTVKKHLRAQEIAQQNRLPCIYLVDSGGANLPEQDGVFPDREHFGRIFFNQANMSAAGIPQIAVVMGSCTAGGAYVPAMSDEAIIVKGNGTIFLGGPPLVKAATGEVVSAEDLGGADVHSRISGVTDHYAADDHHAVAIARRIVANLNGVKRPDIAIDEPRDPLYPTDEVYGVVPSDTKKPYDVREIIARTVDGSELDEFKALYGQTLVCGFARIWGYPVGIIGNNGILFSESAQKGAHFIELCAQRGIPLIFLQNITGFMVGRKYEAGGIAKDGAKMVMAVANARVPKLTVIVGGSFGAGNYAMCGRAYGPRFLYMWPNARISVMGGEQAAHVLAQVRRDGIEARGETWPAEEEAAFRAPILEQYETQGHPYYASARLWDDGIIDPADTRTVLGLSLSAALNAPVERTTFGVFRM; encoded by the coding sequence ATGCCAGTGATCAAATCCGCGGTCATGCCGCGCTCGGCCGAGTTCAAGAAGAATGCGGAAGCGATGCGGGCGGTGGTCGCCGACCTCCGCGCGCACGTGGCGCGGGTCGAACTAGGCGGCGGCGAGCGGGCGCGCCAGCGTCACCTCTCGCGCGGCAAGCTGCTGCCGCGCGACCGGGTGCAGGCGTTGCTCGACCCGGGATCGCCATTCCTGGAGTTCTCCCAGTTGGCGGCGCACGGCATGTATGGCGACGAAGTGCCGGGGGCCGGCATCGTCACCGGCATCGGGCGCGTCGCGGGCCGGGAGTGCGTGATCGTCGCCAACGACGCCACGGTGAAGGGCGGCACCTACTACGGCGTCACGGTGAAGAAGCATCTGCGCGCCCAGGAGATCGCCCAGCAGAACCGCCTGCCCTGCATCTATCTGGTCGATTCCGGTGGTGCCAACCTGCCGGAACAGGACGGCGTCTTCCCCGACCGCGAACATTTCGGTCGGATATTCTTCAACCAGGCGAACATGTCTGCGGCGGGCATCCCGCAGATCGCCGTGGTGATGGGCTCGTGCACGGCCGGCGGCGCCTATGTCCCGGCGATGTCGGACGAGGCGATCATCGTGAAGGGCAACGGCACGATCTTCCTCGGCGGCCCGCCCCTGGTGAAGGCGGCGACCGGCGAAGTGGTCAGCGCCGAGGACCTGGGCGGCGCCGACGTGCATTCGCGCATCTCCGGCGTCACCGACCATTATGCGGCGGACGACCACCATGCCGTGGCCATCGCGCGGCGGATCGTAGCCAACCTGAACGGCGTGAAGCGGCCGGACATCGCGATCGACGAGCCGCGGGATCCACTTTACCCGACGGATGAAGTCTACGGTGTAGTGCCCTCGGACACAAAGAAACCCTATGACGTGCGGGAGATCATCGCGCGCACCGTCGACGGCAGCGAACTCGACGAGTTCAAGGCGCTCTACGGCCAGACGCTGGTCTGCGGCTTCGCCCGCATCTGGGGCTATCCCGTCGGCATCATCGGCAACAACGGTATCCTCTTTTCGGAGTCGGCCCAGAAGGGCGCGCACTTCATCGAACTGTGCGCACAGCGCGGCATTCCGTTGATATTCCTGCAGAACATCACGGGATTCATGGTCGGTCGCAAATACGAGGCCGGCGGCATCGCCAAGGACGGCGCCAAGATGGTGATGGCGGTCGCCAACGCGCGCGTGCCGAAGCTGACGGTGATCGTCGGCGGCAGCTTCGGCGCCGGCAACTACGCCATGTGCGGCCGTGCCTACGGGCCCCGCTTCCTCTACATGTGGCCGAACGCGCGCATCTCGGTCATGGGCGGGGAACAGGCGGCGCACGTGCTGGCGCAAGTGCGCCGCGACGGCATCGAGGCGCGCGGCGAGACCTGGCCGGCCGAGGAGGAAGCCGCGTTTCGCGCGCCGATCCTCGAACAGTACGAGACCCAGGGCCACCCCTACTATGCCAGCGCGCGCCTCTGGGACGACGGCATCATCGACCCGGCCGACACGCGGACGGTTCTCGGCCTGTCGCTCTCGGCGGCGTTGAATGCGCCGGTCGAACGGACGACTTTTGGCGTTTTCAGGATGTAG
- a CDS encoding enoyl-CoA hydratase/isomerase family protein — MRQTILVDRDGAIATVLLNRPDVLNAVDRTMRHELIAAMGELNADASVRAIVLTGSGNRAFTAGQDLGELAPLDAAGGAAWVRDLGRLYQAIRDLDKPIVVAMNGLATGAGLQMALHSDVRVAHPGVRMAQPEINAGLPSVLGSWIMLMSIGLSRTQELALSGKLVDAETCLKFGLIDFLVPEDLLLTDAKRIAQSLAEKPPNAVRLTKQRAREVTQAAWDATVEAGARMAAEAFGTGEPQATAKAFLERRRDRRRDFHGGGN; from the coding sequence GTGAGACAAACGATCCTCGTCGACCGCGACGGTGCGATTGCGACCGTCCTGCTCAACCGTCCCGACGTGCTGAACGCCGTCGACCGGACGATGCGGCATGAACTCATCGCCGCGATGGGCGAACTGAACGCCGATGCGTCGGTCAGGGCGATCGTCCTGACCGGGAGCGGCAACCGCGCCTTCACCGCAGGGCAGGACCTGGGCGAACTGGCGCCGCTCGACGCCGCGGGCGGCGCGGCCTGGGTGCGCGACCTGGGACGCCTCTACCAGGCGATCCGCGACCTGGACAAGCCGATCGTCGTGGCGATGAACGGCCTTGCGACGGGAGCGGGCCTGCAGATGGCGCTGCATTCGGACGTGCGCGTCGCGCACCCGGGTGTCCGGATGGCGCAGCCGGAGATCAATGCCGGCCTGCCGAGCGTGCTGGGCTCGTGGATCATGCTGATGTCGATCGGCCTGTCCCGCACGCAGGAATTGGCACTGTCGGGGAAACTGGTCGATGCGGAAACCTGCCTGAAGTTCGGACTGATTGACTTCCTGGTGCCGGAGGACCTGCTGCTGACCGATGCGAAGCGGATCGCTCAGTCGCTCGCCGAAAAGCCGCCGAACGCCGTGCGGCTGACCAAGCAGCGGGCGCGCGAGGTCACCCAGGCGGCGTGGGACGCCACCGTCGAGGCCGGCGCACGCATGGCGGCCGAGGCCTTCGGCACGGGAGAGCCGCAGGCCACGGCGAAGGCCTTCCTCGAGCGGCGCCGCGACCGCCGGCGCGACTTCCACGGCGGCGGGAACTGA
- a CDS encoding Gfo/Idh/MocA family oxidoreductase: MTDQTIRIGLIGAGRNTRDRHVPGLLAQKGVEIVAVANRSLESSTKAAQALGPHVRPAGDWTEILDMDDVDAVCIGTWPYMHAPITIEALDAGKHVLCEARMAMDSLEAKDMLAASRRNPSLVAQIVPAPHTLAFDRTIMDMIAAGEIGEVIALDARVTVGSDFPDPKSPLHWRQDRDLSGNNVMAMGIWYEAMMRWVGPASSVFAVGQSVVRHRVDEHGRRVPMTIPDHVDIVGRLETGGQMRFAISTVVGHAPMGAEVFIFGTEGTLRLSIDKAGKMGLEAGKRGGSGLSEVQVDPAKRGGWRVEEEFINAVRGTEAVTHTDFVTGVKYMEWTDAVAQSLRHGVAVKLPLVEARGG; the protein is encoded by the coding sequence ATGACCGACCAGACCATCCGCATCGGCCTCATCGGCGCCGGGCGCAACACCCGCGACCGCCACGTCCCCGGCCTGCTGGCCCAGAAGGGCGTCGAGATCGTCGCCGTCGCCAACCGTTCGCTGGAGTCGAGCACGAAGGCGGCCCAGGCGCTCGGCCCGCACGTGCGGCCGGCCGGCGACTGGACCGAGATCCTCGACATGGACGACGTCGACGCGGTCTGCATCGGCACCTGGCCCTACATGCACGCGCCGATCACGATCGAGGCGCTCGACGCCGGCAAGCACGTGCTGTGCGAGGCGCGCATGGCGATGGATTCGCTCGAGGCGAAGGACATGCTCGCCGCCTCGCGCCGCAACCCGAGCCTGGTCGCCCAGATCGTGCCGGCGCCGCACACGCTCGCCTTCGACCGGACGATCATGGACATGATCGCCGCGGGCGAGATCGGCGAGGTCATCGCCCTCGACGCGCGGGTCACCGTCGGCAGCGACTTCCCGGATCCGAAGTCCCCGCTGCACTGGCGCCAGGACCGCGACCTGTCCGGCAACAACGTCATGGCGATGGGCATCTGGTACGAGGCGATGATGCGCTGGGTCGGGCCGGCATCGTCGGTCTTCGCCGTCGGCCAGAGCGTTGTTCGCCACCGCGTCGACGAGCACGGCCGCCGCGTGCCGATGACCATCCCCGACCATGTCGACATCGTCGGCCGGCTGGAGACGGGCGGCCAGATGCGCTTCGCCATCTCCACCGTTGTCGGTCATGCGCCGATGGGTGCCGAGGTCTTCATCTTCGGCACCGAAGGCACCCTGCGGCTCAGCATCGACAAGGCGGGCAAGATGGGGCTGGAGGCCGGCAAGCGCGGCGGCAGCGGTCTCTCGGAGGTTCAGGTCGACCCGGCCAAGCGCGGCGGCTGGCGCGTCGAGGAAGAGTTCATCAACGCCGTCCGCGGCACAGAGGCGGTGACGCACACCGACTTCGTGACCGGCGTGAAGTACATGGAATGGACGGACGCCGTGGCGCAGTCGCTGCGCCACGGCGTCGCCGTGAAGCTGCCGCTGGTCGAAGCCCGCGGCGGCTGA
- a CDS encoding M20 family metallopeptidase, which produces MTANGTEQQILSWLDGQREAMTNLLREVVNIDSGSYNKAGVDAVGAVFERHLAERGIQTERVPHGTYGDCIRAVIPATGAGAGNRHVVLMGHRDTVFPDGTVADRSFRIEGDMAYGPGVADMKAGLVMNTFIAEAFKKFGGARNPIVLLYTSDEEIASPGSRPVIEREAQNARAVFNAEPGRPSGNVVTGRKGAWFFKFEVTGKAAHSGGRPQDGVSAIEELARKIQKLHALTDFETGTTVNVGLIEGGSSVNTVAPWAKAQVDVRFVTEERRLEIVEKIEAILAETHLPGTTTAITEGRQFLPLNQTPESRNVFDLYTACAAEAAGLKIEGEFTGGSADSGFTSAVGAPTVCATGPIGGEAHSPTEWLRLDTMVPRAKAVALSILRLEG; this is translated from the coding sequence ATGACGGCGAACGGTACCGAGCAGCAGATCCTGTCCTGGCTCGACGGACAGCGCGAGGCGATGACGAACCTTCTGCGCGAGGTCGTGAACATCGATTCGGGCAGCTACAACAAGGCCGGCGTCGATGCGGTCGGAGCGGTGTTCGAGCGTCATCTGGCCGAGCGCGGCATCCAGACCGAACGCGTGCCGCACGGCACCTACGGCGACTGCATCCGTGCCGTCATTCCGGCGACGGGCGCGGGTGCGGGCAACCGGCACGTCGTCCTGATGGGCCATCGCGACACGGTCTTCCCGGACGGCACCGTCGCCGACCGCTCGTTCCGCATCGAGGGCGACATGGCCTACGGCCCCGGCGTCGCCGACATGAAGGCGGGCCTCGTGATGAACACCTTCATCGCCGAGGCCTTCAAGAAGTTCGGGGGCGCGCGCAACCCGATCGTCCTGCTCTACACGTCGGACGAGGAGATCGCCTCCCCCGGCTCGCGCCCGGTCATCGAGCGCGAGGCGCAGAACGCCCGGGCCGTGTTCAACGCCGAGCCGGGACGTCCGAGCGGCAACGTCGTGACCGGCCGCAAGGGCGCCTGGTTCTTCAAGTTCGAGGTGACGGGCAAGGCCGCCCATTCCGGCGGACGGCCACAGGACGGCGTCAGCGCCATCGAGGAACTGGCGCGCAAGATCCAGAAGCTGCACGCCCTGACCGACTTCGAAACCGGTACGACGGTGAACGTCGGCCTGATCGAGGGCGGCTCGTCGGTCAACACGGTGGCACCCTGGGCGAAGGCGCAGGTCGACGTGCGGTTCGTCACCGAAGAGCGGCGCCTGGAGATCGTCGAGAAGATTGAGGCGATCCTGGCCGAGACGCACCTGCCCGGCACGACGACGGCGATCACCGAGGGCCGCCAGTTCCTGCCGCTGAACCAGACGCCCGAAAGCAGGAACGTCTTCGACCTCTACACCGCCTGCGCCGCAGAGGCCGCCGGCCTGAAGATCGAGGGCGAGTTCACCGGCGGTTCGGCCGATTCGGGGTTCACGTCCGCCGTCGGCGCGCCGACGGTCTGCGCCACAGGCCCGATCGGCGGCGAGGCCCATTCGCCGACCGAGTGGCTGCGCCTCGACACGATGGTGCCCCGGGCGAAGGCCGTGGCGCTGTCGATCCTGCGCCTGGAAGGCTGA
- a CDS encoding TAXI family TRAP transporter solute-binding subunit, translating to MSLSRTGRVAAAFVAGCTLALGASAQAQELPSNIAWTAYDVGSSGYSQAVGIGAALKNERGVTLRVLPGKNDVSRLVPLREKKVHFSAFGVGAVQAMEGTDTFGSKEWGPQAIEILMMSNPDSCSQLLVAGDIGVKTVADLRGKRVAWVKGAPGLNYNAYSILQFAGLGWDDVQKVEFGGYGGSFDGLIDGQVDAVFTVSTSGAALKVFSSPRGGTWLTFPHADEAGWKRMLDASPYYFKQICKEGAGIEKPFEAVAYPYPVLIAYADQGDDLVYAMTKAMFDTYPAYKDSAPGVSGWALDRQVMQWSMPFHDGAVRYYKEAGKWTPEVQAHNDALRARNQLLQDAWKAYTAAPADDFVAGWQKARVAALEGAGLKPIWRTW from the coding sequence ATGTCGCTAAGTCGGACGGGCCGCGTCGCTGCGGCCTTCGTCGCCGGTTGTACGCTCGCGCTCGGCGCTTCGGCGCAGGCGCAGGAACTACCGTCCAACATCGCGTGGACGGCCTACGACGTCGGCTCGTCCGGCTATTCCCAGGCGGTCGGCATCGGTGCGGCGCTGAAGAACGAGCGCGGCGTGACGCTGCGTGTGCTGCCGGGCAAGAATGACGTGTCGCGGCTCGTGCCGCTGCGCGAAAAGAAGGTCCACTTCTCGGCCTTCGGCGTCGGCGCCGTGCAGGCGATGGAGGGCACGGACACCTTCGGCTCGAAGGAGTGGGGGCCGCAGGCCATCGAGATCCTGATGATGTCCAATCCGGATTCCTGCTCGCAGCTGCTGGTCGCCGGCGACATCGGCGTCAAGACGGTGGCCGACCTGCGCGGCAAGCGCGTCGCCTGGGTCAAGGGCGCGCCCGGCCTCAACTACAATGCCTACAGCATCCTGCAGTTCGCCGGCCTCGGCTGGGACGACGTGCAGAAGGTCGAGTTCGGCGGTTATGGCGGCTCGTTCGACGGATTGATCGACGGTCAGGTCGACGCCGTCTTCACCGTGTCGACCTCGGGTGCGGCCCTCAAGGTGTTCAGCAGTCCGCGCGGCGGCACCTGGCTCACCTTCCCGCATGCCGACGAGGCGGGCTGGAAGCGGATGCTCGACGCATCGCCCTACTATTTCAAGCAGATCTGCAAGGAGGGGGCGGGCATCGAGAAGCCGTTCGAGGCCGTGGCCTATCCCTATCCCGTGCTGATCGCCTATGCCGACCAGGGCGACGACCTAGTCTATGCCATGACCAAGGCGATGTTCGACACCTACCCGGCCTACAAGGACAGCGCGCCCGGCGTGTCGGGCTGGGCGCTCGACCGGCAGGTGATGCAGTGGTCGATGCCGTTCCATGACGGTGCGGTGCGCTACTACAAGGAGGCGGGCAAGTGGACGCCGGAGGTGCAGGCGCACAACGACGCCCTGCGCGCCCGCAACCAGCTCCTCCAGGACGCCTGGAAGGCCTACACCGCCGCACCCGCCGACGATTTCGTCGCCGGCTGGCAGAAGGCGCGTGTGGCGGCACTGGAAGGTGCGGGCCTGAAGCCGATCTGGCGGACCTGGTAG
- the nhaA gene encoding Na+/H+ antiporter NhaA gives MARLGEFFRLEATGGILLMFAAVAALVLANSPAGNVYLWFQQIRGTVQIDALVVSKPLLLWVNDLWMAVFFFLVGLEIKREFLEGQLSSRSDILLPALAAIGGMAVPAGIYALLNWNQPETLSGWAIPAATDIAFALGILALLGSRAPLSLKVLLTAVAIIDDLGAIVIIAAFYTDQLSLTALSMAGGAVILLVALNLLGVARIAAYVLVGTVLWLCILKSGVHATLAGVITALAIPLTVQDEDGHSLLHHLEHALHPWVAFLILPTFAFANAGVIFSGIGFGDVFQPITLGIALGLFVGKQIGVFGPIWLAVRFGLAPMPAGTTWMHLYGVALLCGVGFTMSLFIGGLAFETPGFEAPVRIGVLGGSVLAALSGYLVLRLARPAAEERGASETASG, from the coding sequence CTGGCGCGCCTGGGCGAATTCTTCCGGCTCGAAGCGACCGGAGGCATCCTGCTCATGTTCGCCGCCGTCGCGGCGCTGGTCCTGGCCAATTCGCCGGCCGGGAACGTCTACCTCTGGTTCCAGCAGATCCGCGGGACGGTGCAGATCGACGCGCTCGTCGTGTCGAAGCCGCTGCTGCTCTGGGTGAACGACCTGTGGATGGCCGTCTTCTTTTTCCTGGTCGGCCTCGAGATCAAGCGGGAGTTCCTCGAGGGGCAACTATCCAGCCGGAGCGACATTCTCCTGCCGGCACTCGCCGCGATCGGGGGCATGGCGGTTCCGGCCGGGATCTACGCCCTGCTGAACTGGAACCAGCCCGAAACGCTCAGCGGATGGGCGATACCCGCGGCCACCGACATCGCTTTCGCGCTAGGTATTCTCGCGCTGCTCGGCAGCCGGGCACCGCTCTCGCTGAAGGTGCTGCTGACCGCGGTCGCGATCATCGACGATCTCGGCGCCATCGTCATCATCGCCGCTTTCTATACCGACCAGCTCTCCCTCACCGCGCTCTCCATGGCCGGCGGCGCCGTCATCCTGCTCGTCGCGCTCAATCTGCTGGGGGTCGCGCGGATCGCGGCCTACGTGCTCGTGGGCACCGTATTGTGGCTCTGTATCCTGAAGTCGGGCGTCCATGCCACGCTCGCGGGCGTCATCACGGCGCTCGCGATACCCCTGACGGTGCAGGACGAGGACGGACACTCGCTGCTGCATCACCTCGAACACGCCCTTCACCCCTGGGTCGCGTTCCTGATCCTGCCGACGTTCGCCTTCGCCAACGCCGGCGTCATCTTCAGCGGCATCGGCTTCGGAGATGTCTTCCAGCCCATCACGCTCGGGATCGCGCTCGGGCTGTTCGTCGGAAAGCAGATCGGCGTCTTCGGCCCGATTTGGCTCGCGGTGCGCTTCGGACTGGCGCCGATGCCGGCGGGCACCACGTGGATGCATCTGTACGGGGTGGCGCTGCTGTGCGGCGTGGGCTTCACGATGAGCCTGTTCATCGGCGGGCTCGCCTTCGAAACCCCCGGCTTCGAAGCCCCCGTCCGGATCGGCGTCTTGGGCGGGTCCGTGCTCGCGGCGCTCTCGGGCTATCTCGTCCTGCGCCTCGCGCGGCCGGCAGCCGAGGAGCGTGGTGCATCGGAAACCGCAAGCGGCTAG